TTGatcaaaagagatcaaaccagtcaatcctaaaggaaatcaaccctgaacattcattggaaagactgatgctgaagctgaagctccatagtttggccacctgctgcgaacagctgactcactggaaaagaccctgatgctgggaaagactgaggacaggaggacaagggggccacagagaatgagacggttgaatggcatcacaggCTCAGTGGACACAAGTGTGAACAAACTCcaagtgatagtgaaggacagagaagcttggcatgctgcagtccatggagtccctaagagtcggacatgacttacagactgagcaacaacaacacgCATGGAATATGGAACCTGAAGTTTACCTACACCCATTCCCTTTTACTTTCCATTGGCATTTTGCTTGTGATTCTGCCACAttagcaatttttattttatcatactCTCTGTAATTCATGTGCattttttatgtgtatgtgtgtgttcccaTATTTAGTATTGATATGATTCACAGAGTCACTCGTAATTCTGTGCTCTAACATACACAAACCCCTGCCATAAGAGACAGTTTTCCTCAATAAGAAGTAACTGCTGCTGGCTTCCCTGCATTGAGAAAGGACCAGGAGGGGAAAATGACTTCCTCTCAAGGACATGACTCATATCCAATGCAAACAAAGCCGCCTGGCTCTGAATTTTGATGTTGGCACTATTCCTCCACTTCTTGACATGTTTGTTCCTGGGAACTTATATAAGGCAAGGAAAATAGAGTGAGGGGAAGGAGCACGGGAGGCGGTTCTGGATGCACAGACAGAAACTGGTTCATAGTTGGACTTGCAGGTGCTGCTACTAGAAGGGCAAGGTGGCAGTTTCTGAAGCACGATTCCAGCATCCAGTCCTCCCGTGACTGTGTCCCTGACCCCTCACAGAGAGCACCGAGGACAAGCTAGGCGACTagaccagggacagaggaggtggCAGGACACAACTGCCGGGAGGGAGAAGGCCTGATGGAGAAGGGCCTGGAAACGGCCCCGGGGGAACGAGAGGGGCCTGGAGAGGGAGCGGGTCTGATTGGGGGAAGGCTGGACAGGGGTTCTGTCCTGAATGATGCTGAGGGTGTGTCCCGGAAACAAACACACAGGCACAGGCTGAGCTTCACGTGGCTGTCCTGCCATCAGTCCTGGAACCAACAGGCTGTCCTCATACCAGGAATGACACACAGTCTCAGTATTCCATCTCTTAAGCATTTATTAGATCCGCTGCCTTCTGTGGACAGAGAACGCTCTAGCTCAGTGTCCCTGCCCTTGGGGACTCACAGCCCCATCTCCTGAGCAGAGAGAGAGGCAGCTCAGTACTTGTCAGGCAGGCCAGGAGGTCTGAAGTGGTTGGGGTCTTTGCCGCTCCGGCCCCATTCGTTGGCAAACTGGTCGGCCTTCGAGTCCTCCCGTACCTGGTCCCTGGTCATGCCCTTAAACAGGGGGTCTGTGATTCCCTGAATATTCTCTCTGGCGTCACTGGAAaggaagagggcagggaggggattaATCCAGGACTAtgagccccagccccaccctccccatctctcCTCTTTCCAAGGGATCAGTGACTCTGAGAGGAGCCCAGGAAAGAGGGGCTACAACCCTGAGGCTCCCCGGGCTCAGCCCACCTCAGCCCTGTGCTGCGTGAACACACCCAGAGCGGGAGGGTGGAGAGTCGCCTGTCCCACCAGCCTCGCTCTGCTCCTCAGACACCCAGACCTCACACTGGGCGCAGAGCAGGAGGGTGGGTAAGAGGAGGGGGGCCCACAGCCCTACTGGAAAGTTCTCCAGGGCTCGGCCCCTCCAGGTTGTCCAAGGCAGCCAAGCTCTGCCCACCCATCCCTGCATCCCCAGGGACCCTGGTACCTGATCACTTTAGCAGCCCAGGCACCCCCTGGTCCCCTTTTGGCGGCGTCATAGTTTCCGCGGGCGTGGAAATACTTGTCTGCACCTTTGTAGTTGGCTTCCTTCATGTCTCTGTAGGCTCTCCACATGTCTTTAGCCcctgggaggaaaagaaaatgatgagaTGAATGGGATTGTGCTTTGgtgaaagacagaaataaataatttcctGCCACTGATTCTAGGTTTCAGCCTTCGACTAAGCCCTTGGAGATTATTATTTTGGCTTGAAATAAATACTTCTTTACTTCTCACTTACTTCCCTGATCTGAAGTTGTGAGTACGCACTTGGTGCAAGTTTTATTCTGTTTGGTTTCATTCTAAGTCTGTTGGAACTTTGTTTCTGgaggtgtgtgatgtgtgtgaagAAGAGGTCGATGCTCTTTCTTTAAGGAATGTTTGCTTATACAATAAACCTCCACCTGGAAAGATGCAGGAAAGGATCTGACCAGAGCTTGAGAAGAAAGACGATACTGAGAAAGGCTGTGGATATAGGATACTCCCAGCCTGGTCAAGGGGAGAAATCCAGCCCTGGGGACTAACTCGGGCCTGAGTACATCTGAATACTGAGGGCATGTTTGCACATGGGCAACCATCAGAATTAAATCAGCAGGTGGTAAAGGTGAGCTCCCCAAGAGGGCTTTGATGAAACAGGGTAATCAGATGCAGAAAAGGGGCAACTGAACCACCATCTCTAAAGTTCAGTGTCCTCTTCAGTAAAAGGGAGGAGTAATGCCTCCCTCAGGGTGGTTAAGCAGAAGAACTGGGGAAATACAGGTTGAGTTTAAAGAACATTGTAGGTGCTCACTATACTATCACCTCGCTGGTCCTTAGACGAGtaggtcaaaaaaataaataaataaagtagaatgAAGATCAGGGAGGCATGGGCAGAGAACCCAACCTAGGTAGAATGAAATGGCAAAGGTTTCAAAGATTAGCTCATtagggaaaagaggaaaatataacGTGGATTATAATCATAGTTTATGTAATATCTCTGTGAGATAACTTATCTTTATTTTAGGTATTAGCTATTTCCACTGTTCAGAAAAATAGTTTTGTTGAGGGCTATGATATTCTTAACCTGTAACCCTGAGTTACAGATTTAAATAGTTCCCTGGAGTCTAAAGTTGCTTAATAAGTGCTTCCAAATGCACGACATATTTGTCCCTTGGGTGCAAAACCAGGTAGTGATTCTCAATATTTATTGTGCGCAAAATCAACTGGGGTGCTTAATAATGGACAGATTTGCAGAGAGCCCTAGGGATTGTGGTTCAGGGAAGGGACTGTATGTGGATCCAGACACCTGCGTCCCACAAAGCACCCAGACCAGGGGTGATTCTCATGCAAGTCATCCTGGAGTGCCCCTTGAACAACACTGACCTAGGAGATGAAAAGATACTTTTATCTGGGCCTGTGTGAATTTAGATGGAATTAAGAACAAACTCTTAAAACAATTATTCAGCAATtatcacagaaaaataagaacaccAAATAGTTTTGGGAAATAAATTATGGCCAGTTTGCTCTGGCTAGTGAGGTCTATGTCTCTTGCTATAGGATTCTCACCAGGTCTCAGCCTCAGCAGAACCATCATCAAGAAAACTCATGCTCCCATTTACTATGGGGAGGGGAACTCTATCGGGTTTCCTTCCAAAGGCACCAACCCCCACTCTCTGCCATCTACTCAGACAATGAGCAGGACTCGTGTTCACAGACCCCTCACTCTCCACGTGTACTCTTGTCTGGGAGGCAGTAGAAGGGCCAAGGTTAACAGCAAGGTCTCTGGATGCTGGGTTCAATCCTGCTCTGCTGGAGGACGTTGGAACCTATCTTAATCTCTTGGGGCAGCAGGTTCTCTGATAAGGGAAAACGGTCCCCACATTGCAGGACTCAAGGATTAAACCTTGAGGAGGAAAACGAGTCGATTCCTGCACGTAAAGCTCTTAGACAGTCCTGACCAGCTACTAAAAAATCAGGTATTTTAAGTTAAAAGTATTCAGTGGTTGCATCCACCTCTTGgctacaggagacttggaaatgaGCCATCTCTAGTTGCCCACGAGGGGGCAGCAGAGCCCTGCTGGTATTTTGGGAACACGCACCCGGCCCCCCAGATGTCTTCCTCACTCCTGCTGAAAGCTGGGGCCCAGACTTTATGTGACCTCGGGCTTGGGGATCCCTAAAAAGAGTGCAAAGCTGCCAGAACAGCCTCGGGAAGTGCTACCATGTAAACCAAGCTCCTTTTCTGTCCACTGATGGCCTTTGCCCTGTGGGGATGTGTCCTCTGCTCAGGTGACTCCTGCGGAAGCAGACACAGCCTCCCCTGGCCCATCCTTTTGTCCTTACCTTGCCCAGCTTCCTTGAGAAATGTCCCCCATCTCTGGCTGCTGACACCCAGGATCAGGAAGCAGAAAATGATGCTGGTGGAAAGGTTCATCCTGCAACAGAGAGATGAGCAGACTCAATCAAAAATGACAGGTCTTGAGGCTGAGTTGTAATGTGGATACACTCTTACATTCCGAATGTAAATCTCtctgaattttatctcaatagaTAGATGATAGGTTGTAACACAGAGGATCCAGCTCTCATTTCCATTGAATACTGTGAATCCCATTGATTTCCTGCATGGAGGATTGCAACAGGCTTTTAGCATAAACCACTTTCCAGTCCCCTCATCCTCTATCAGCCAGACACCCAGCTGCACTGCAGGTTCCCCAGAGGCACGAGGAGTGAGTTCCTGCCGCCTGTCTGTGATGTGAGACGAGGTGGATGAGGCACAGTGTCTGTGGCCGCGGGCTCACCCCATCACCGCCTTCACAGAAGAAGCAGACAAGGGAGCCCTACCCCCTGACGTGCTCATGCCTGGAGGATTCTAATGGTCAGAATGAACAGTAGATtcaggaaggaagcagagagctGGGCTGCAGCACAAGAATGCTGGTGAAGAGAAAGTCTCTGAAGAGGAAAAGTGTTGGAGAGTTCTAGCACCTCACCTTTGGCCGTGCCCTCCTGCTGAGGCTCCTGGTGCAGCTGCGCTGCCTATGCGGCCTGCCAGGGAGACGGGCCGGTGCTTTATATACTGACACTTGGCCAGTGGAGCAAATGAGAAACGGGGtggaagcaaaaaaagaaagaaggaaagaaagtttgGGAAATCCCTCCTGACCAGAACACAGCATTGAAAACAGCAGTGTTATTCTTCACTCACATCTAATTTTCCTAGATTGTGCAATCTGGCAGCTTTCAGAATGTAGCATGTTGgaccttttctttccatttcaagtCTCATTCCAGTGGCAAATATGTTTTCACCCCCAACAGTAGTGTTCTGACATTTGCTGTGAAGGGTGTgtgtgcttaggtgctcagttgtatccgactctttgggaccccatggactgtaacccaccaggctccttctccatgggattctccagccaagaatactggattgcatagccattgccttctccaggggagcttcctgacccagggattgaaccaacctgggtctcttgcacagcaagtggattctttaccacctgagccacctgggaattccaaAGATTAACATTAGAAAAAGAGAGTTGAGTAAAGAATGTGAGCATACAGGGCAAATGGACCAGCAGAAGGGTCCATTACAAGGAACAGCTCAGGGTGAAGCTGGGACCTCAGGGTACAGcagcaggaaaggaaggagacAGAAATTCAGGAAAATCAAACTTCCAGCACCCACATGGGGTGGATCCAGCACTGGAAAAGGGAGTCTTCCAGCTTCAAGTGTATTCATGATCAGATGCTGTTGATGGTCATAACAGTAGGTCATATTGAGAGGTCATTGTAATCCTGGGAAGGATGAACCATAGTGTAGAAATCTCCTGTGATACTGTATAGAAATGACACCATAAAAGTGAACAGGAAAAGTCCAGATGTCTGTTAAATTATCAGCATAGATGGTTCAGGACGGTTACAGAGAAAGCTGATTTAtcacaagaatgctggagagtaTGATGTCAGAGAATAGCTGTTCCAATCAGAAAAGCAGGACTGGGCTTTATTCTGTAAGTTCAGGAAGATAATCTTGGGAGGAAATTTCACGCAGGTGCTCTCACAGGGATGGCATCTCTGATGAACTCCTTGCcccatctctgcctcttcatCCCAAAGGGAAATTTCAAAGGTCACTGGATTTCCCAGAGGAGAAGGGATGATGCGTGTGTGATATGTCAGAGACGGTGGGGACCCAGAGGACATGGAACTGCTCTTCCTGACAGTGGGACCCTGGGTTGGAAGGCTGAGGACGGCAGGAGGCCAAGTGAGGCCCAGTCCAGGAGCCCCACCTcaggattcttccctggagtGTTCACAGGAGAGAAGGAATGTGAGCCGTGCATTGGAGACACAGGCACAGATCTCCAAGACAGACGCAAGCAAATCACGGAGATTTGCGAACTGAGACGAGGGGAGATGGTAAATTAGAGTCTAGAAGGACACGGGGCTTGTGCTCAAGTAGTAATCCTGAGAATAAGGAGGGCGAAGAATTGCCAATTTGTTACAAGACTCGGGGAAACATGAGCAGGATGTTAGAAAGAGCACTGGCCCGGGAGGAAGCACAGCAGGTGAGGATGACCCTGTGGTCTGGGAACCACGGTcttagatttgttgttgttgcttagtaaCCAAGTCCATGTCGGACTCTTCAGTGactccatgggttgtagcccctcaggctcctctgtctgggattttccaggaaagagtacaggagtgggtggacatttccttctccaggggatcttcctgacccaggatcgaacccatgtctcctgcattgcaggcggattctttaccactgagccacctgggaagccctgtcttagattgaaagtgaaagtgaaagtgaagttgctcagtcgtgtccgactctttgcaaccccatggactatagcccaccaggctcccccgtccatgggattctccaggcaagaataccagagtgggttgccatttccttctccaggggatcttcccaacccagggatccaacccaggtttccgcattgcaggcagatgctttaacctctgagccaggaTGATGCCTCTTTCTGGGTCTGGGACATGTTTTATTTCCTGTAGGTGTAATGAGGTGAACATGTAGGGCAGATAACTATCTAAAggatttctctgtctgtttggTTTTTATCCAAGGCAAAGCTAagcaatatttaaatattctcaACAGAACTTACACTCCTTGGGAAAGTTGGGGTTCCCTGAGGTTGGGGTAATCTAGGTCCCTGAGCTGGCTTAGCTGACTTGGTCCCAGGAGTAGACATGGTGGAGAGAGGAGATGTTGTCAACCGTCTATAGTCATCGGCCCTGAACATGCCCTGGGGCTGCTCCAAAAACGGGGGTTGTGATGTCCACTTCCCTTCTGCCTTCCTCGGGGCAGAAATCATGGGCCAGTGATCACATTATTTTGCAACTCTTTGCCTCTGTTTGGGGCCATTTGATACTGGAATTCCACTTCCCACTCTCTTGCATCATTCCAGTCATTTCTTCTTTGATAAAATCATTAGAGACAAAGCATACAATTTCTAGACACCAAGTCAGGCATCACAAGATCTCTTCCTTGTTACTTAAGGCACTCAGTCTTCCTGGAAGGAGCACCCAGTTCCTTGCAGGCCCATGCTTAGAACAATAGACAACAGGGGCAGTCAGCTCTTTTCACTTGTTTGTCCCGCAAAAGAAAACCATCCTGTCATGGcgatttcagaatcttcatgccTTAAAGGGATTTCCCAGGAGTCTCCATGTGAAGTTGTGTCCTGGTTTGCAGAGATGGTCTCTGTGAGTGTCTGTTGTCTCCGATTAATAGTTAACAGTGAGTGACAATTAgcacattgttttatttttggaagaGACCTGGTTTATATAATAAATTAGAAGGTACCCCTCCCCTAATAGCCATGTGTGATAAGACTTCTGAGAGGTTTAAGagatcttcattttctgttatAATTAAGTGGAAGAGAAGAACACCAAAGCTttgcaacaaaaaacaaaaccccatagGACACCCCAATCATGAATAACACTTGAGGCCTAGGTCCCAAAGTTTATGATATAGGAAAAACACCTGTATTTGTTGCAGTTTCAGGAGAGAGAGGATAGTCTCTCCTCACACTGGTAGCGCTTCTTTCACCAGCAGTTGGGAAGACATGTAGTTTCTCTAAAGCCAAACCCTGGAATTCTACTGGATAGCAccgagagagaaagagagaaagggctgTGAAGTTCCCAGTTTGCCAAATGGAAAAGAGGCACAGCTCTAGGACCAGAAAGGCTGGCTTCCCTCCTCTTCATCCTTCAGTTCACCAGggagattaaaagaaaatagcACTGAAGAAATTATTAATGCCATGAATATTGTTGATTATGTGActggatgtttttattttttctcaaaaaaagaaaagtcacatgAGCGTGGAATCGACACACCAGAAGAAGGATACACTGCACATCTGCGCTGAGCTTCCTGAGGATCTCTGTTTTTCTGGTAGAGGGCAGCAGACCCTGATAACGGGGTGACCTGCTAGGAGGGGGTCATCTCTGCTCTGGGGGCTCCTCACTCTGCCCTGGTCCAGGAGTGTAGGAAAACAGCCTCCACTGACTGCTGGTGTCATAAGGAAAGACCAGCTTCCTAGAATCTCACACAAATCTGACGCCAGTCACTCCAAACCTGGAAAAAACCATCTGAGACCAGATCCACCACGTTTCTCCTCTCAGCAAACTGCTGGCAACTCACAGGTAAGACAACACCCACAGTTCATGCGTGTACACCCAGTGACTTCTGGCAGAAGCTGCAACAGTCAACACCAAAAATAGCTACAACTCAACACAACATGAAACCCTTTGCAGTGACTCTAGTGTCTCTCAGCATAAAAGCTCTACAGCAGCAGTATTCTGAGATGGTTAAAACCAGTTCACAGAGGTAGACTGTCCACACAGACCCAAGTGAGTGAGATTAATCTGAATTCCTCTTTCCCGGTTCAAAGTTAAACTTAATATGGAGCCTCAGATCTCCGTTTAATCAACTCAGTGGCACATCATTTGCTAATTTAGACTAGCAAGGATTAGAAGGAACAGCCTCAAACTTTGAGTAAGCACCTTTTTGTTGTTACTCTTGTTGCAAAGAGACATAGATGTCTTTAGGAAGTTAGTTAATTATTAAATAAGCAAAAGTGGCTATCACAGATCTCTTCTCCCCAGTACCCCCTACTAAGGACACTGGTTTTCCAGGAGAGTCTGCTAAAATCTCAGGGGACAGTTAAGAGTATGTTACACAGGTTGGTGTAGAAAACTAATCAAGAGTAAAGATATACAACTCATTTTAAAGAAGTAGAGTAACTTGATTCTAAAGTGAGAGATGGGCAATACAAGAAAACAATAGTCCCATTTCACCTCTAAAGGTGCAAGCAATTCAAACAGAGAATAGTGTTACCAAACCAAATATGAGCATTAAAAATTCCTCATAACTGAGTGAGGTTTCCTCTCGGAATGCAAGAATTGGTCAACATTATGACTATAATTAATGTAATTCATCACATTATTAgcctaaaggagaaaaataatattatctTGATTGATCAAAAAAGGAGAGTTTGATAAAGCTGAagttatgtttctttttaaaactccTCACAGATGTAGGGAAAAAATCTTGTAGTTACCAGGGGATAAAGCGGAGGGTgaggaggaataaattgggagactgggattgacaaaCACAtaatactacatataaaatggataaataaggacctaccatatagcagagggaactcttaATACTCTGCAacgacctatatggggaaagaatgtaAAAAATAGTGGCTATATCTAATTGATATACTTTGCTGCAtatagaaactaacataacattataaatcaacaataagaagaattttttaaaagaaagagaaaaatcctttagaaaattacatttcaaagggaacttatttaattttataaaattaaaatgaaataaaattaaaataaaattaatttcataaaattaacatattttataatagaaaaacttttagcccatcacttgaagaatcaGGAATGAGCAAAGAatgcccactgtcaccactatTGTGtaacacagttctggaagcccTGACCAaggcatagaaaataaaaagaaagaagagatataaGAATTGGAAAGGCAGAGATAAAACTGTCATCATTTTCATTACTATAATCATCAGCTCCCCAAACATCAATATCAACAATTACTCCAATTAATAGGTAAATTCAATAAGATGGCCCACACTTAATCCAAAAACCAACAGGTTTTTCCATAGTAGAAATATGCAAATAGAAAGCATGACCAAAACAATAAACTATTCATAGTAACAGCAAAGCTATAAAATTCCTAGCAATTACTTTCACCAGTAATTCACAGAACTCCAATGGAGAAGGTGTCAGAACTCTAACAGACACCTTAAAAGATGATTCAAATGTGGAGAGAAGTTCCTAGCTCACTGATGGGATGACTTAACATTAAGGATGTTAATTCAACCCCAGATTAATCCACACATGTAATACTGAAAATTTCAGTTGAATTTTTCTGGAACAGAAGATTATTATTCTAAAATTCACATACAGAAATAAAAgtccccatcagcagatgaatggataaggaagctgtggtacacatacactatggaatattactcagccattaaaaagaattcatttgaatcagttctaatgagatggatgaaactggagcccattgtacagagtgaagtaagccagaaagataaagaccaatacagtatactaacgcatatatatggtatttaaaaatatggtaacgataaccctatatgcaaaacagaaaaagagacacagatgtacagaacagacttttagactctgtgggagaaggtgagggtgggatgttcagagagaacaacattgaaacaaatatactgtcaagggtgaaacagatcaccagcccaggttggatgcatgagacaggtgctctgggctggtgcactgggaagacccagaggcatgggatggggagggaggtgggagtggggatcgggctGGGGaccatatgtaaatccatggctgattcatgtcaatgtatggcaaaaaccactacaatattgtaaagtaattagcctccaactaataaaaataagtggaaaaaaatagtaaaaaaagaaagaaaagtcaatgCATAAAAATGTCAGCCTCAAAAAAAGAAGGTATTAAGACGAGGAACTTACCATACCAGGCGTTAAGATAAACAGCAAAATACAGTAACAAAATAGTATTTGCCCAACTAAAGACACATGACCAATGGGACAG
Above is a genomic segment from Dama dama isolate Ldn47 chromosome 2, ASM3311817v1, whole genome shotgun sequence containing:
- the LOC133073772 gene encoding serum amyloid A-3 protein is translated as MNLSTSIIFCFLILGVSSQRWGTFLKEAGQGAKDMWRAYRDMKEANYKGADKYFHARGNYDAAKRGPGGAWAAKVISDARENIQGITDPLFKGMTRDQVREDSKADQFANEWGRSGKDPNHFRPPGLPDKY